The Candidatus Manganitrophus noduliformans genome includes a window with the following:
- a CDS encoding MarC family protein, with protein MDTFSRSLLLLFVLLNPFIMSVYLMELVKGLTFSYFARQLIRAGMISFTIFLLFAWTGDAVFENVMQVRFSSFLIFGGITFLIAGIRLILGVGPPIQALRPESGQVSAAIAMPFMVGPGTISASVVIGSRLNFPMAASAIGLALLFSIAAILLIKIFHDFFRNRNEPLVQRYSEIAGRVTALFVGSFAVEMIFTGIERWLTRLQGVG; from the coding sequence ATGGACACATTTTCCAGATCGCTTCTTCTTCTTTTCGTTCTTTTAAACCCGTTTATCATGAGCGTCTATTTGATGGAGCTGGTGAAAGGGCTGACGTTCTCCTATTTTGCAAGACAGTTGATCCGCGCCGGGATGATCAGCTTTACGATCTTCCTGCTTTTTGCATGGACGGGGGACGCCGTGTTCGAAAACGTCATGCAGGTTCGCTTCTCGTCGTTTCTCATCTTCGGCGGGATCACCTTCCTGATCGCCGGCATCCGGCTGATTCTCGGCGTCGGGCCGCCGATCCAGGCGCTCCGTCCCGAGTCGGGCCAGGTCTCGGCGGCGATCGCGATGCCGTTTATGGTCGGACCGGGGACGATCAGCGCGAGCGTCGTCATCGGCAGCCGCCTGAACTTCCCCATGGCCGCGAGCGCCATCGGGCTCGCCCTTTTGTTTTCGATCGCCGCGATCCTGCTGATCAAAATTTTCCACGATTTTTTCCGGAATCGAAACGAGCCCCTGGTCCAACGGTACAGCGAGATCGCCGGGAGGGTGACGGCGCTCTTCGTCGGCTCGTTTGCCGTCGAGATGATTTTCACCGGCATTGAACGCTGGCTTACCCGGCTTCAGGGCGTCGGCTGA
- a CDS encoding universal stress protein, translated as MMAILRRILMATDFSDYSKEALDHAVYLAKKIGAEIYLFHVFEQPVYNPAASSRIGAGNIVVLEWIKAVREKERRKLMALAKEVGRKGIKVHPILKEGIPFYEILRSAEETSADLIVLGTQGRTGLDRFMMGSVAERVAQKAPCPVYVVRPKARAAIKKRKRAGPD; from the coding sequence ATGATGGCGATCCTGCGTCGAATTTTAATGGCAACCGACTTTTCGGATTATTCAAAAGAGGCCCTCGACCATGCCGTTTATTTGGCAAAAAAAATCGGGGCGGAGATCTATCTGTTCCATGTGTTCGAGCAACCGGTCTACAATCCGGCCGCGTCGAGCCGTATCGGCGCCGGGAACATCGTGGTCCTCGAATGGATTAAAGCGGTCAGGGAGAAGGAGCGCCGGAAGCTGATGGCCCTTGCCAAAGAGGTCGGTCGCAAAGGGATCAAGGTTCATCCGATTTTGAAAGAAGGGATTCCGTTCTACGAAATTCTCAGATCCGCCGAAGAAACCTCGGCCGATCTGATCGTGCTCGGCACGCAAGGCCGGACCGGCCTCGACCGCTTCATGATGGGGAGCGTGGCCGAGCGGGTGGCGCAAAAGGCCCCCTGCCCGGTGTATGTCGTCAGGCCCAAGGCCCGCGCGGCAATAAAAAAGAGGAAACGCGCAGGCCCGGATTGA
- a CDS encoding DsbA family oxidoreductase, with protein sequence MTVEPQIHIDVWSDYVCPFCYLEVPVLDRLQEAFGPALQIHWRAFELRPEPVPTLDPAGDYLKTTWARSVYPMAERRGMILHLPPVQPHSRKAFEAAAHARDEGKFDPMHRAIFRAFFEEGRNIGQMEILLEIAASAGIKEEPLRRALETGRYTEPVLEDERLAQALGISAVPTMLLRRRDAALSDATAVRGALAYEQVHAVVENLLRGEEPFMTASEE encoded by the coding sequence ATGACTGTTGAACCTCAGATTCACATCGACGTCTGGAGCGACTATGTCTGCCCGTTCTGCTATCTGGAGGTCCCGGTGCTCGACCGGCTTCAAGAAGCGTTCGGGCCGGCCCTTCAGATCCATTGGCGCGCGTTCGAGTTGCGGCCCGAGCCGGTTCCCACCCTCGACCCGGCCGGCGATTATTTAAAAACGACCTGGGCCCGTTCGGTCTACCCGATGGCGGAGCGGCGCGGCATGATCCTTCATCTTCCGCCGGTGCAACCCCACAGCCGAAAAGCGTTCGAAGCGGCGGCGCATGCGCGCGACGAAGGGAAATTCGATCCGATGCACCGGGCGATTTTCCGCGCCTTTTTTGAGGAAGGCCGGAACATCGGACAGATGGAAATTCTGCTGGAGATCGCCGCCTCGGCCGGGATAAAAGAAGAACCGCTTCGGCGCGCCCTGGAAACGGGCCGCTACACCGAACCGGTTTTGGAGGACGAGCGGCTTGCGCAGGCGCTCGGGATTTCCGCCGTCCCAACGATGCTTCTTCGCCGAAGGGACGCGGCCTTGTCCGATGCAACGGCCGTGAGGGGCGCGCTTGCGTATGAGCAGGTTCATGCGGTGGTGGAAAACTTGCTCCGGGGAGAAGAACCCTTCATGACGGCATCGGAAGAATAA
- a CDS encoding NmrA/HSCARG family protein, translating into MANKKIIAVVGATGAQGGGLVRAILNDKESGFAARALTRNVNSDKAKALAQQGVEVVAADIDDVESVKKAFDGAYGAFCLTNFWEHFSAEKEIAQAKNMAEAAKQTGVQHVIWSTLEDTRKWVPLSDNRMPTLHGKYKVPHFDGKGEADPLFARAGVPTTILLTSFYWDNMIYFGMGPKKGPDGKLAITMPMGDKKLPGIAAEDIGKCALGIFKKGPEYIGKTVGIAGEHLTGAQMAASLTKALGREVRYNDVPPEVYRSFGFPGADDLGNMFQFKRDFNDDFCAARNLAVSRALNPELQTFDQWLAQAKNRIPLE; encoded by the coding sequence ATGGCCAATAAAAAAATCATCGCAGTGGTCGGCGCCACCGGCGCACAGGGGGGCGGCTTGGTCCGCGCGATCTTGAATGATAAAGAGAGCGGCTTTGCAGCGCGGGCGCTGACCCGAAACGTCAACTCCGATAAAGCGAAAGCGCTGGCGCAACAAGGGGTCGAGGTCGTCGCGGCCGATATCGACGATGTGGAAAGTGTGAAGAAGGCATTCGACGGCGCCTACGGCGCATTCTGCCTCACCAATTTCTGGGAGCACTTTTCGGCCGAAAAAGAAATTGCCCAGGCCAAGAACATGGCCGAGGCGGCCAAACAAACCGGCGTTCAGCACGTCATCTGGTCGACCCTCGAAGACACCCGCAAATGGGTCCCGCTCTCGGACAACCGGATGCCGACCCTCCACGGCAAATACAAAGTCCCCCATTTCGACGGCAAGGGGGAGGCCGATCCGCTCTTCGCCCGGGCCGGCGTCCCAACGACGATTCTGTTGACGTCGTTCTACTGGGACAACATGATCTACTTCGGAATGGGACCCAAGAAAGGGCCGGACGGAAAGCTTGCGATCACCATGCCGATGGGAGACAAAAAACTCCCGGGGATCGCCGCCGAAGATATCGGCAAGTGCGCCCTCGGCATCTTCAAGAAAGGGCCGGAGTATATCGGCAAAACAGTCGGCATCGCCGGCGAGCATTTGACCGGCGCCCAGATGGCCGCTTCCCTGACCAAAGCCCTCGGCCGGGAAGTCCGCTACAACGACGTGCCGCCGGAAGTTTATCGCAGCTTCGGTTTTCCGGGGGCCGACGATCTCGGCAACATGTTCCAGTTCAAGCGCGATTTCAACGACGACTTCTGCGCCGCGCGCAACCTCGCCGTTTCCCGGGCGCTTAATCCGGAGCTGCAGACGTTCGACCAGTGGCTTGCACAAGCGAAGAACCGCATCCCGCTGGAGTAA
- a CDS encoding sigma-54-dependent Fis family transcriptional regulator produces MNHHLTQTSDRQARRYRSLLEVAEVISLRRDLDELFRELAQRLPAVVHVNYVALSLYDPDRNLMRLHTLQANVPAEIVGGLEAPIEACPDGFVWKNQRSVLVPDLSKEVRWSRVIQLMREDGARSCCFVPLTTALRKLGAMGFTSSKSEAWDREDLEFLEQVGRQVAVAVENVLAYQEISRLKDKLAQEKLYLEDEIHTEHNFTEIIGESKALKRVLKQAETVASTDSTVLIQGETGTGKELIARAIHNLSGRRERTFVKINCAAIPMGLLESELFGHERGAFTGAIAQKIGRFELAHQGTLFMDEVGDIPLELQAKLLRVLQEQEFERLGSTKTIKVNVRLVTATNRDLPRMISDKAFRSDLYYRLNVFPILLPPLRERREDIPLLVRYFAQKYSRRMNKQIEAISAETMEALTWYDWPGNIRELENMIERAVILSQESTLFVPLTELNLSTETGPHSRVSTLESAEREHILRILNETNWVIAGPSGAAARLGMKRTTLQHKMKKLNISRPS; encoded by the coding sequence ATGAACCATCACTTAACCCAAACATCCGATCGCCAGGCCCGGCGATACCGCTCTTTACTGGAGGTCGCGGAGGTGATCTCCCTTCGCCGGGATCTGGACGAATTGTTCCGAGAGTTGGCGCAGCGACTTCCCGCGGTCGTTCATGTGAATTATGTGGCCCTCTCGCTCTATGATCCCGATCGCAATCTGATGCGGCTGCACACCCTTCAGGCCAATGTTCCCGCCGAGATCGTCGGGGGCCTCGAAGCCCCGATCGAAGCGTGTCCGGACGGGTTCGTCTGGAAAAACCAGCGGTCTGTTCTTGTTCCCGATCTTTCCAAAGAAGTGCGTTGGTCCAGGGTCATTCAGCTGATGCGGGAAGACGGCGCCCGCTCCTGTTGTTTCGTCCCATTGACGACCGCCCTTCGCAAGCTGGGGGCGATGGGATTCACCAGCTCGAAAAGCGAAGCATGGGATCGGGAAGATCTGGAATTCTTGGAGCAGGTGGGAAGACAGGTCGCCGTGGCCGTCGAGAACGTCCTGGCCTACCAAGAAATCAGCCGGCTCAAAGACAAGCTGGCGCAGGAAAAACTCTACTTAGAAGACGAAATTCACACCGAGCATAATTTTACGGAGATCATCGGAGAGAGCAAGGCGCTGAAGCGTGTTTTGAAGCAGGCGGAGACGGTCGCCTCGACCGACTCGACGGTGCTGATCCAGGGAGAAACCGGCACCGGCAAGGAGCTGATCGCGCGCGCGATTCACAACTTAAGCGGGCGGCGCGAGCGGACCTTCGTGAAGATCAACTGCGCGGCGATCCCGATGGGCTTGTTGGAGAGCGAGCTCTTCGGCCATGAACGGGGGGCCTTCACCGGCGCCATCGCACAGAAGATCGGCCGGTTCGAGCTGGCCCATCAGGGAACCTTGTTTATGGATGAAGTCGGAGACATTCCGCTGGAACTGCAGGCAAAATTGTTGCGGGTGCTCCAGGAACAAGAGTTCGAGCGGCTCGGAAGCACCAAAACCATCAAGGTCAACGTCCGCCTGGTGACGGCGACGAACCGCGACCTGCCCCGGATGATTTCCGATAAAGCGTTCCGAAGCGACCTCTACTATCGCCTGAATGTCTTTCCGATCTTATTGCCGCCGCTGCGCGAGCGGCGCGAAGACATCCCTTTACTGGTGAGATACTTTGCCCAGAAATATTCGAGACGGATGAACAAACAGATCGAGGCGATCTCCGCCGAGACGATGGAAGCGCTGACATGGTATGACTGGCCCGGTAATATCCGGGAGCTTGAGAATATGATCGAACGTGCGGTGATCCTCTCGCAAGAATCGACCCTTTTCGTTCCTTTGACGGAACTGAACCTCTCTACAGAAACCGGTCCCCACTCCCGCGTCTCCACGCTTGAGAGCGCCGAGAGAGAACATATCCTCCGGATTTTGAACGAAACAAACTGGGTCATCGCCGGCCCTTCCGGCGCGGCCGCCCGCCTCGGAATGAAACGGACCACCCTTCAACATAAAATGAAAAAGCTGAACATCTCCCGCCCCTCTTAG
- a CDS encoding potassium/proton antiporter — protein MISDFHIEYILVGASVLILISVFASKASGRLGVPSLLLFILIGMLAGSDGPGGIEFADFRLAQSLGVIALSFILFAGGLDTDWRRVRPVLGKGLVLSTLGVLITAVLVGLFAMLILDLSFIQGMLLGAIVSSTDAAAVFAVLRSKNVSLRGNLKPLLELESGSNDPMAVFLTIGLIRLLSDPTASMFDLIPMFVQQMAVGALLGYAMGKGMTYLVNRMRLEYEGLYPVLTLSLVLLTYGATASLGGNGFLAVYVAGLMMGNSDFIHKKSLMRFQDGVAWLMQITMFLTLGLLVFPSQLVPVIGAGLFISAFLIFIARPLAVFLTLSPFKMDIKEKLLMAWVGLRGAVPIVLATFPLLAGVPQADTLFNLVFFIVLTSALLQGSSIPWVARKLGVEAPLPDRSPYPITYGPNERVKGELIEIKIPSRSPVVGKQIVDVGFPREALIVLIRRKDEFLVSTGGTVLEPEDTLLILGDQEALSKVRAFIEGDSSPEKERRFA, from the coding sequence ATGATCTCTGATTTCCACATTGAATACATTCTCGTCGGAGCCTCTGTTCTCATTCTGATCAGCGTCTTCGCCAGCAAAGCATCGGGGAGATTGGGGGTTCCCTCTCTTCTCCTCTTCATCCTCATCGGCATGCTCGCCGGATCGGACGGCCCCGGGGGGATCGAATTTGCCGATTTCCGGCTGGCCCAGTCGCTCGGCGTTATCGCCCTCTCCTTTATTCTCTTTGCCGGCGGTCTCGATACCGATTGGAGAAGGGTCCGTCCGGTCCTCGGAAAAGGCCTCGTTCTCTCCACGCTCGGCGTCCTGATCACGGCGGTGCTGGTCGGCCTCTTTGCCATGCTGATCCTCGATCTCTCATTTATTCAAGGGATGCTTCTCGGGGCGATCGTCTCCTCGACCGATGCGGCGGCGGTTTTCGCGGTCCTCCGGTCGAAGAATGTCAGCTTGCGGGGAAATTTAAAGCCGCTGCTGGAGCTCGAATCGGGAAGCAACGATCCGATGGCGGTCTTCCTCACCATCGGACTGATTCGCCTCTTGTCCGATCCAACCGCCTCCATGTTCGATCTGATCCCGATGTTCGTTCAACAGATGGCGGTCGGCGCCCTGCTCGGGTATGCCATGGGGAAGGGGATGACCTATCTGGTCAACCGGATGCGGCTGGAGTATGAAGGGCTCTATCCGGTGCTGACCCTCTCTTTGGTTCTCCTCACGTATGGGGCGACCGCCTCGCTTGGAGGAAATGGGTTCTTGGCGGTTTATGTCGCCGGCCTGATGATGGGGAACAGCGACTTCATCCATAAGAAGAGCTTGATGCGCTTTCAGGACGGGGTCGCTTGGCTGATGCAGATTACGATGTTCTTGACCCTGGGGCTGCTGGTCTTTCCATCGCAGCTCGTTCCGGTCATCGGGGCCGGCCTCTTCATTTCGGCCTTTCTGATTTTCATCGCCCGGCCGCTCGCCGTCTTTTTAACCCTCTCTCCATTCAAAATGGACATTAAAGAGAAACTTTTGATGGCCTGGGTGGGACTGCGCGGCGCGGTTCCGATCGTTTTAGCGACCTTCCCGCTGCTGGCCGGTGTTCCCCAGGCCGATACCCTCTTCAACCTCGTCTTTTTTATCGTCCTGACCTCCGCCCTTTTGCAAGGATCGTCGATCCCCTGGGTCGCAAGAAAACTCGGGGTCGAAGCCCCCCTTCCCGACCGGTCTCCCTATCCGATCACCTATGGCCCCAATGAAAGGGTCAAGGGGGAGCTGATTGAGATAAAAATCCCGAGCCGTTCTCCCGTGGTCGGCAAACAGATCGTGGATGTCGGCTTTCCCAGAGAGGCCTTGATCGTTTTAATCAGGAGAAAGGATGAATTCCTCGTCTCCACCGGCGGGACGGTCCTTGAGCCGGAGGATACGTTGTTGATCTTAGGCGATCAGGAAGCCCTCTCCAAGGTCCGCGCTTTTATCGAAGGGGATTCCTCCCCGGAAAAGGAAAGACGCTTCGCCTGA
- the ectB gene encoding diaminobutyrate--2-oxoglutarate transaminase: protein MEITERIESRVRSYCHSFPAVFDKAEGCFMYDTQGREYVDFFSGAGALNYGHNPPHMKEKLLEYIERNGLTHSLDMVSTAKERLLGQFSSTILEPRGLEYKIQFPGPTGTNAVEAALKLARKITGRKKIISFTNAFHGMSLGSLSVTGNAFKRNGAGIPLMLSDTMPFCGYFGEELDTIDYMERFLSDTGSGVDLAAAVIVESVQAEGGINVAAFDWLQRLAELCRRHGMLLIFDEIQVGCGRTGPFFSFEPAGLEPDIVCLSKSISGYGLPMALTLIKPAWDQWEPGEHNGTFRGHNLAFITAAEALTYWKSDRFTEEIQKKGKAVHRRLQEIADQYSRVFQPPRGRGMIQGLPCSQAGLAKKITRTAFDRGLIMETAGPEDNVLKFMPPLIIDEETLTRGLEIAVESIEEVVGRAAPSSNTVALGSAAERRETI from the coding sequence ATGGAGATAACCGAACGTATCGAATCGAGAGTGCGGAGCTACTGTCACAGTTTTCCGGCCGTTTTCGACAAAGCGGAGGGATGCTTCATGTACGACACCCAGGGCCGGGAATATGTCGACTTTTTCAGCGGCGCGGGAGCGCTGAACTACGGACACAATCCGCCCCACATGAAAGAGAAACTGCTCGAATATATCGAGCGAAACGGACTGACCCACAGCCTCGATATGGTCTCCACCGCGAAAGAGCGGCTGCTCGGTCAATTCTCATCGACCATTCTCGAGCCGCGCGGTCTGGAGTATAAAATCCAGTTCCCCGGCCCCACCGGCACCAACGCCGTCGAAGCCGCGCTCAAACTGGCCCGCAAGATCACCGGAAGAAAAAAAATCATCTCGTTCACCAATGCGTTCCATGGGATGAGCCTCGGGTCGCTCTCGGTCACAGGCAATGCATTCAAACGCAACGGGGCCGGCATTCCCTTGATGCTGTCGGACACCATGCCGTTCTGCGGTTATTTCGGCGAAGAGCTCGACACCATCGACTACATGGAGCGTTTCCTCAGCGACACCGGAAGCGGCGTCGATCTGGCCGCGGCGGTCATCGTGGAGAGCGTGCAGGCCGAGGGGGGGATCAACGTGGCGGCGTTCGATTGGCTGCAGCGTCTGGCCGAGCTTTGCCGGCGCCACGGCATGCTGTTGATCTTCGATGAAATTCAGGTCGGCTGCGGCCGGACGGGGCCCTTCTTCAGCTTCGAGCCGGCGGGCCTGGAGCCCGACATTGTCTGCCTCTCCAAGTCGATCAGCGGATACGGTCTGCCGATGGCGCTCACCCTGATCAAGCCGGCGTGGGACCAGTGGGAGCCGGGCGAGCACAACGGCACCTTCCGCGGGCACAATCTTGCGTTCATCACGGCGGCCGAGGCGTTGACCTATTGGAAATCCGACCGCTTCACGGAGGAGATACAGAAAAAGGGGAAGGCGGTTCACCGGCGCCTGCAAGAGATCGCCGACCAATATTCCCGGGTTTTTCAGCCTCCCCGGGGCCGCGGGATGATTCAAGGGCTCCCCTGCTCTCAGGCCGGTTTGGCCAAAAAGATCACCCGCACGGCGTTCGACCGCGGCCTGATCATGGAGACGGCCGGCCCCGAAGACAACGTCCTCAAGTTCATGCCGCCGCTGATTATCGATGAAGAAACCCTCACGCGGGGCCTGGAGATCGCCGTAGAAAGCATCGAGGAGGTCGTGGGCCGAGCGGCGCCTTCTTCGAACACGGTCGCCCTCGGCTCGGCAGCGGAACGGAGGGAGACGATATGA
- the ectA gene encoding diaminobutyrate acetyltransferase, with product MDLLFAGIFIYHSSPPAHRRRENEGGRTIFFRKPTIEDGSDIWKLAKDSEILDLNSAYCYLLLCKHFSETCVVAESGGRLAGFVTAFRPPASPDVLFIWQIGVAGAMRRQGLGRALLKDLLRREASRGVSFLETTITPSNHPSKALFASLARSLNTPYVEEKGFPESLFPEGNHQAEDLIRVGPFDPLKLD from the coding sequence ATGGACCTTCTCTTCGCCGGAATATTTATTTATCACTCATCACCGCCCGCGCATCGCCGCCGTGAAAACGAAGGGGGGAGAACTATTTTTTTTCGAAAGCCGACGATCGAAGACGGATCCGACATCTGGAAATTGGCGAAGGATTCCGAAATCTTGGACCTCAACTCGGCTTACTGCTATCTCCTGCTCTGCAAACATTTTTCCGAGACCTGCGTGGTCGCCGAATCGGGCGGCCGCCTCGCCGGCTTCGTCACCGCCTTCCGTCCCCCTGCTTCCCCCGACGTTCTTTTCATCTGGCAGATCGGCGTCGCGGGCGCGATGCGGCGGCAGGGGCTCGGCCGCGCGTTGCTGAAGGATCTGTTGCGGCGGGAAGCGAGCCGAGGAGTCTCTTTTCTGGAAACGACGATCACCCCTTCGAACCATCCCTCCAAGGCCCTTTTCGCTTCCCTCGCGCGCAGCCTGAATACCCCCTATGTCGAGGAGAAAGGGTTTCCAGAAAGTCTTTTTCCGGAAGGGAACCATCAAGCGGAAGACCTGATCCGGGTGGGTCCGTTTGATCCACTCAAACTAGACTGA
- a CDS encoding ectoine synthase: MIVRRLHEIEGTEREVKAPTFTSRRFLLKRDGTGFSLHDTILYAGTETVIWYKHHLEAVYCIEGEGELEVVPEGPSFRIGPGTMYTLNGHEKHLLRAKTDLRMICVFTPALTGREVHDHEGTYPLLQEEQLRSESFSEIAMEKKGGH; this comes from the coding sequence ATGATCGTTCGCAGATTGCATGAAATCGAGGGGACGGAAAGAGAGGTGAAGGCGCCGACCTTCACGAGCCGGCGCTTCCTGCTCAAAAGGGACGGGACCGGCTTCTCGCTGCACGATACGATCCTTTATGCCGGAACGGAGACGGTCATCTGGTACAAACATCATCTGGAGGCGGTCTACTGCATCGAAGGAGAGGGGGAGCTGGAGGTCGTTCCGGAAGGGCCGTCGTTCCGGATCGGGCCGGGGACGATGTACACCCTAAACGGCCACGAAAAACATCTTCTTCGCGCGAAAACCGATCTGCGGATGATCTGCGTCTTCACCCCGGCCCTCACCGGCCGGGAGGTCCACGATCACGAAGGGACCTATCCGCTTCTGCAGGAGGAGCAATTGCGCTCCGAGTCGTTCTCTGAAATTGCGATGGAAAAGAAAGGAGGTCATTGA
- a CDS encoding DUF1348 family protein — translation METRPPLPPFTLESAKKKVQAAEDAWNSRDPERVAGAYTEDSQWRNRSEFFSGREKIKEFLKRKWEKELDYRLKKELWSFTDNRISVRFEYEWHDNAGCWYRSHGNEQWEFADNGLMRRREASINDVPIRESERKFRWDRKPA, via the coding sequence ATGGAAACACGACCCCCGCTTCCCCCGTTTACCCTGGAGTCGGCAAAGAAAAAAGTCCAGGCGGCCGAAGATGCCTGGAACAGCCGCGATCCGGAGCGGGTCGCTGGTGCTTACACCGAAGACTCACAGTGGCGGAATCGATCGGAATTTTTCAGCGGCCGAGAGAAGATCAAAGAATTTCTCAAACGGAAATGGGAAAAGGAGCTCGATTATCGCCTCAAGAAAGAACTCTGGAGCTTTACCGATAATCGAATTTCGGTTCGTTTTGAATATGAATGGCATGACAATGCCGGATGCTGGTATCGCTCTCATGGAAATGAGCAGTGGGAATTCGCCGACAATGGCTTGATGAGAAGACGCGAGGCGAGCATCAACGATGTTCCAATCAGAGAATCGGAGCGGAAATTCCGGTGGGATCGGAAGCCGGCCTGA
- the thpD gene encoding ectoine hydroxylase: protein MRSESATKPQETREDRYPSRVYETPRMTERTDPVVHGTAAGPLTPEEVAFFEKNGYLSFQGVFSSEEAATYLEELRRLSLSPEVKGAAETVLEPDSEAVRSIFNVHRSNPLLRRLACDRRIVEIMIQLLGGAVYMHQSRINYKPGFRGKEFDWHSDFETWHVEDGMPGMRAISCSVNLTENNPYNGPLMLIPGSHRHYVSCVGETPDDHYKQSLRKQDYGVPDRESLRRLVDLGGIVAPTGPPGSLVLFECNMMHGSNSNITPWPRSNVFFVYNSVENALGAPYGGTTPRPDFIASRDFTPVPSGQAAGSTAS from the coding sequence ATGAGATCCGAAAGCGCAACGAAACCGCAAGAGACCCGGGAGGATCGCTATCCCTCGCGCGTCTATGAAACCCCTCGGATGACGGAGCGGACCGACCCGGTCGTCCACGGAACCGCCGCCGGCCCGCTGACGCCGGAGGAAGTCGCCTTCTTCGAGAAAAACGGCTACCTCTCTTTTCAGGGGGTCTTCTCTTCCGAAGAGGCGGCGACCTATCTGGAGGAGCTGCGCCGGCTCTCTCTCAGCCCGGAGGTCAAAGGGGCCGCCGAGACGGTCCTGGAGCCCGACAGCGAAGCGGTCCGCTCCATCTTCAACGTGCACCGGAGCAACCCGCTGCTGCGGCGGTTGGCGTGCGACCGGCGGATCGTGGAGATCATGATCCAGCTGCTGGGGGGGGCCGTCTACATGCATCAGTCCCGGATCAACTACAAGCCGGGCTTCCGGGGCAAAGAGTTCGACTGGCACTCCGATTTCGAAACCTGGCACGTCGAGGACGGCATGCCGGGAATGCGGGCGATCAGCTGCTCCGTAAACCTGACCGAAAACAACCCGTACAACGGCCCGCTGATGCTGATTCCCGGCTCCCACAGGCATTATGTCTCGTGCGTCGGCGAGACCCCGGACGACCACTACAAACAGTCGCTCAGAAAGCAGGATTACGGGGTGCCCGATCGCGAGAGCCTTCGCCGTCTGGTCGATCTGGGGGGAATCGTCGCGCCGACCGGCCCCCCCGGCTCGCTGGTCCTCTTCGAGTGCAACATGATGCATGGATCGAACTCGAACATCACCCCCTGGCCGCGGAGCAACGTCTTCTTCGTCTACAACAGCGTCGAGAACGCCCTGGGAGCCCCTTACGGCGGAACGACCCCCCGGCCCGATTTCATCGCCAGCCGCGATTTCACGCCGGTTCCTTCCGGGCAGGCCGCCGGATCAACCGCCTCATGA
- the ehuB gene encoding ectoine/hydroxyectoine ABC transporter substrate-binding protein EhuB, with the protein MKIVGRSAAGWMVLVGLLLATGCDRGRQESASFSTTLERVRSQGKIRLGYANEAPYAYYDTAAGKLTGEAPEIARAVLGEMGVTEVEGVLTEFGALIPGLKAGRFDIIAAGMYITPARCREIAFSNPTYGLGEAFLVKAGNPLGLHSYEEAAAHPTARLGVVAGAVERRYAQATGVPESRIAVLPDAPSAVAAVQAGRVDAYAGTSLTIQNLLSKARDPGIERAEPFRDPIIDGKTVIGYGAFGLRKEDTALLNEFNAHLERFIGSPRHLAVVAPFGFTEADLPGEITAEALCRP; encoded by the coding sequence ATGAAGATCGTCGGGAGATCCGCCGCGGGATGGATGGTTCTGGTCGGGCTGCTCCTCGCGACCGGCTGCGACCGCGGCCGGCAGGAGTCGGCCTCTTTCTCGACGACGCTGGAGCGGGTCCGGAGTCAGGGGAAGATCCGCCTCGGCTACGCCAACGAGGCGCCGTACGCCTACTACGACACCGCGGCGGGGAAGCTGACCGGCGAGGCGCCGGAGATCGCGCGGGCGGTGCTCGGCGAGATGGGGGTGACCGAAGTGGAAGGGGTTCTGACCGAATTCGGGGCGCTGATTCCCGGCCTTAAGGCCGGCCGATTCGACATCATCGCGGCCGGGATGTATATCACCCCCGCGCGCTGCCGGGAGATCGCCTTTTCAAACCCGACCTATGGACTCGGCGAGGCCTTTCTCGTCAAAGCGGGAAACCCGCTTGGCCTGCACAGCTACGAGGAGGCGGCGGCCCACCCGACCGCGCGATTGGGGGTGGTCGCCGGGGCCGTGGAGCGTCGATATGCGCAGGCGACCGGTGTCCCCGAAAGCCGGATTGCGGTGCTCCCCGATGCGCCGAGCGCCGTCGCGGCGGTCCAGGCGGGTCGGGTCGACGCCTACGCCGGAACCAGCTTGACGATTCAGAATCTCCTCAGCAAAGCGCGCGATCCAGGCATTGAGCGGGCGGAGCCGTTCAGAGATCCGATCATCGACGGCAAAACCGTGATCGGCTACGGGGCGTTCGGCCTCCGCAAAGAAGATACGGCGCTGTTGAACGAATTCAACGCGCATTTGGAGCGGTTCATCGGCTCGCCGCGGCATCTGGCGGTCGTGGCGCCGTTCGGGTTCACCGAAGCCGATCTGCCCGGAGAGATCACGGCGGAGGCGCTCTGCAGGCCGTAA